The Magnolia sinica isolate HGM2019 chromosome 9, MsV1, whole genome shotgun sequence sequence TTTCTTGACCAAGGCTGCTAATTTTGTGGGGGTTGGGCCTAttgaattattgacccaaacccaagttaCAACCTTGGCCATAAACCAGTTAAAGTTACGTGGAGAGGAGGGCTTGCATCATGCATGAAGattgaagataagattattttagTGTCCCCATAGCTTactgatccaagccgttggtATAACAGCCCCCACACAGTGaatggtccatgcaccaaaaatattTTAGATGAGAAAAATATTAAATCTTTTAATGGCCATCCGATGCATAAGGTTAGGAAGAAAACCAATGGTTACACtcatgaaaataaaaaaggtCATTACTCTATGGCcagaggaaacggattggttactcccccctTACCACcaagctggtggtcggtgctctgtgggccccaccatgatgtatgtgtttcatccattctgttcatccatttttacgtatcattttagggattgatttaaaaatgagagggatataaatctcagcttgaccacaccacaggaaaacaatagtaattggatatccacaattaaaaaccttctaacgcccactgtactgtttatttgacatccaatttgttgattaggttataaagactcagatgaaagtaaaaaaaaaaaaaaaaaaaaacacgatcagcttgatccaaaacttttatgacccacaaaatgtttttaatggtcagtattcattcaacattgttataccatataataaaatgatctaggaaaatatatatacggcatgaatgaaacacatacatcatggccgggcccacagaacaccggccactagccattggcaggtggtggtaggggagtaaccaatccgtttcctatggCCAGTACCTCCCATCGTGGGGAGCAAATTAGGTGTTGCACCGCAGTGGGCGTTaccctgaccgtggggtccaCTCACCTTATGATACGTTGTATATCGTCCGTCCATTTCtctatattattttaaaaaggggttccaaaaattaagtaaatccaaatcttcggtggaccatactacagtaTAAAATAGTGTTTGGGTgcctcatcattaaaaattccaaGGGGCTCATCTTAAtgtttttttaatgtttatttttcattcaaactGTTGATAGTGTTAATGAGATCTGCAAgtagggaaaatataaatatcagcttgacccaaaacctatgtggcccacaaaaagttttcaatggtaattcATCACCGTTTACAAttatttggtttgagatttgagtCTTCTTAATGTTTGGGACCAcgttctaaaatgagatgaaaaacgaatggacgaaatggatatataaaaaataccTCCAGGTAGGCTCCACACGGATAAGGTAACAGTCACTAAGGTGTTTCCCGGGTAACAGTTAATCCGCTACCCCATCTTGGCGGTTTTTCGTACATGGCCACCAAAAATCCCATCATATCCATCAAATCACCGCTGTGGAACCATGGCCCCCACCTGTACAACCTGAAAGCCGTTGGATGGCTACACAAGGCGGGGCTACCGACCTGGACGGCTAGTTTACATCGACAATGCAGCGATGCAGCGATTAGCTAGGATCCAAAATCGGATCTTGGGGTCGAACCCGACTTCTCCTCGCCGTTGAAAATGTCAGAAATTTGACCTCGCGATCCCCACATTGCTACTCGCGCGTGTATGATTGACCTTGAATCCAATTCTCATAATTACTAGCTAATGTAGCACGTATCTGCGAGATCCAGacagttcatcaggtgggtcccaccgtatcTTAGAGAAGACTAGCTCGTCCATTGATTTTGTGTTTAAAAACCTAACATCGAAAAAGAACGGTTCATGCTTCACGACCATCCATTTTTACCCACAGATTTCCGGCTGATAATCGGAACGGCCTCATCTTTTGGACCATGAAAGATACCCACGGTGGCACATATGATCAACGATCAGGATCTCTCTCACATATGTAGATCGCAACGTGTAAGAACAGCGCCTGGAACATTTTTCCTCCCTTCCATCTTTTTACATGCAAGATGTCCTAAAAAGACTTTCCCTTCAGACCGAGAACACTTCGGAAACTGCCACGTGTCCCCATatcatgggacgcggattgcgtcctacccccgcccgtctccagctgggaacgggcaggagctttgagtggccaccgtgatgtgtggatcttatccacaccgtccatctattttctcgtATTATTTTATGGTATACGCCACAAAATAAGGAAGATCAAAAATCTCATGTTGACTACacgatggggattaaactcttactgttgaaaacgTCTTgagtgccacagaagttttggacggagctgatatttgtttttttctcttcatccaggtctatgtaactttatgaataggttggatggaaaataaacatcacgatgggccctataaaactttcaacggtaagaatcattataactgctgtttcctgtggtgtggtccatttgaggactGGATCTTCCTCATTGTTCTCATTATAcaataaaatgatacgaaaaaatcgatggacggtgtggataagacataaatCATGGCGGACACTCAAAACTCCTGCCCATTCACAGcgggcgagggtaggacgcaatccgctctcCATATTATGCCACGTTGCATGAAGAACGCCACGTAGACGAGGACCGGATAAAACGGTAAAAAGTCCTTCATCCGCTCCTTATAAAATCCTCCCTCCATcacaaaacagagagagagagagagagagagagagagagagagacgagctCTTCCCAAAGAACCTCTTGTTCTTCCCACCAAGACCAGGAAAATGGCCGAGCTACAGAAagagcgtgtggcccaccaaccccACCTGACCGGCCCCACCATTCTCTACGCCTCGCTTGCAGGCATTGCGATCGGCGGTCCGCTTCTTGGCATGATGTTCTTCACCTTTCTGGCAACCATCACAACCCTTCTCATAAGCTTTCCTCTACTAGTCATTTTCAGCCCACTCATACTCTCcgccatcttcatcatcttcgtcGCCATCGCAGGCTTCGCCGCAGCTGGTGCAATGGCCCTCATGGGCATATATGCTTTTGCACAGATTACCCGTCGTGTCCGTGAGAGAAGATCGGCTGGGGCGACCGACGGTCCGATCGTCGAGAAGCTGAACGAATCAGACCAGAAGGTGAAAGAGCAGGCTAATGACTGGGCCGGGTACTTTCAGCATaaggttcgtgtacagctctaccaaTGACTGGGCTGGGTACTTGCAGCATCAGGTGCAGGTGAATCCACAGAGAACACCACTAATTGTGGTTGAGTAGATTTCAAGTGTGCGCACGTGTCATCATAGCATGCTTTGTTAGATCTGGACCATTTACTGGGTAGGCCACATTTTTACTATGGACGTGGACCATTACTCCTCCGCTGTCCACTTCTAGTGAAAATATGTACTTAATTTGTGTTATATTATATCTCTACCGCGGAATTTATGGATGATTTATACATCAATAATGGAAATTCAACGTGGTACGGATTATTTATACATCAATAATGGAAATTCAACGTGGTGATCTTAAAGTGTACCTCATTAGAAAAACATTCCCGATGCTTTGATATTACTGATGGAATTCTAATCTTCCGGACTTCACACTTTTAGAAGAACCTTTTAATAAGAATAGAATTTTCTATCTTATATTGATAAGGGCACCAAGACATGTATTTATAGGAAAGAGTCCAAAAAAACTTAAATTTCATATGAGACTTAATAAATGTGAACAAGGATCGCAATTCAAGCGTTCCACCACAAACATATTTGTAATAATCACATCTGCAGCAGGGCCTACTGAATTGCTCAATTTAAATAACTCAATGAATAATTtaatgattagatctaaaacgatgatcatgtgtggctcGCCTGATAAGAGCTTTAAACACTGGTCTTGTTCTAAATATTTACTCTCTAATAATAATGTGGACCACCTGACGGGTAGATTACGTGTGCTATTTTGGACACGTGAGTGCACTTGGGTCTGCTTGGAGGAGATGTTTGGATGGAGTGTTGGGGTTTTCCTTTGTGTATCTGTTTGGCTTTGGCTGTAGCGTAAGAATGGTGTTTCCTGACGTTGATTTTCGATGTACATGTAAGGTGGTGATGtagtaatggtttattatgtaaGAGCTAGTAGTGTAGCTTTGGTTACTTGCTGTATGGCCATGgagtctataggtggggcccacgtgtggGATTCGTCCCTCCAACCATCTCATGAGCAGTACAGCGGATGGGCCCTGGTCCAAAATTCACTAAcaatgaatttctccacttggatgTGAAAAGGTGGATGGTTGTTTTTAGCCGTTGGTCCTTCATGGGGTTGACCGGTTAACGTGGCCAATCCAGTGATCAGGAtcattttttgagtttttgatctgtgAAATGGAAACGCTActgcccacctgatggacggtttggattgtaccACTATGAGGGCAATGGGTCTCACCAGCAGCACCTGATAGGATAGCAAACGAGCATCCGCAGAGGCGAGGCCAGGCAAGGCAAGATGAGGTGGGTTGGGACCCcccactgtggggctcacagagatttATGTGcctgaaatccacgccgtccaactgatttgaaatctcattttagggcatgagcccaaaaattaagcagatttaaATCTTATGTAAACCATACCAcatggaaacagtagtgattgaatccccat is a genomic window containing:
- the LOC131256538 gene encoding oleosin S1-2 — encoded protein: MAELQKERVAHQPHLTGPTILYASLAGIAIGGPLLGMMFFTFLATITTLLISFPLLVIFSPLILSAIFIIFVAIAGFAAAGAMALMGIYAFAQITRRVRERRSAGATDGPIVEKLNESDQKVKEQANDWAGYFQHKVRVQLYQ